In a genomic window of Papilio machaon chromosome 4, ilPapMach1.1, whole genome shotgun sequence:
- the LOC106718422 gene encoding superoxide dismutase [Cu-Zn], whose protein sequence is MTLRLHIFLIQILCLVAVLNAKTIHGIPGYGRNLVVKSLPAIEDLQSNVYEVFMEPFLYGPRAAPGLQAVVYLQDDVESGVSGELVFTQVAPNGPVSIQGNITGLSAGLHGVHVHQSGDIDADCKKIGPHYIAYYGRHGGPRDPIRHVGDLGNVKAEEGETLHVKIIDELISLAGPRSIVGRSLAITKGEDDYGRAGTEESALTGTSGPVIACGVIGYLH, encoded by the exons ATGACTCTTCGCCTGCACATATTTCTTATCCAAATCTTGTGCCTTGTAGCagttttaaatgcaaaaaccATCCATGGAATACCCGGCTACGGCAGAAATCTCGTAGTAAAATCATTGCCAGCTATTGAAGACTTGCAAAGTAATGTGTATGAAGTTTTCATGGAaccatttttatat GGACCTAGAGCAGCTCCTGGTTTACAAGCTGTAGTATATCTGCAAGACGACGTGGAGTCTGGCGTTAGTGGCGAGCTGGTCTTCACGCAGGTGGCGCCCAACGGCCCTGTTTCAATACAGGGCAACATCACCGGATTGTCTGCCGGCCTGCACGGTGTACACGTGCACCAGAGTGGAGATATTGATGCAGATTGCAAGAAAATCGGACCACATTACATCGCTTACTAT GGTCGTCACGGCGGTCCAAGGGACCCAATCCGTCACGTGGGCGACCTGGGAAACGTTAAAGCTGAAGAGGGAGAGACATTACACGTAAAGATCATCGATGAACTGATTTCTCTGGCCGGTCCGCGGTCCATTGTCGGTAGATCGTTAGCTATAACCAAGGGAGAGGACGACTACGGCAGGGCAGGGACTGAAGAGAGCGCTTTAACT
- the LOC106718424 gene encoding uncharacterized protein LOC106718424: MNRDFIYNYQDDGPNTWSRIGSTLNKWLWGALCCGIPGVPCYFCTCCKQLDTMTERERPRVNQATGTTERLSRQHRPNAPRSRKATPETLSAVRCALSQLQGEPAPVPPFPLPAEHRTQDPG; encoded by the exons ATGAACCGGGATTTCATCTACAACTACCAGGATGACGGGCCTAACACCTGGTCGAGGATCGGCAGCACGCTCAACAAATGGCTGTGGGGAGCGCTGTGTTGCGGAATACCCGGCGTGCCCTGCTACTTCTGCACCTGCTGCAAGCAGCTCGACACCATGACGGAGAGGGAACGCCCCAGAGTCAATC AAGCGACAGGCACCACGGAGCGGCTTTCTCGCCAGCACCGGCCGAATGCACCACGCAGCAGGAAGGCAACGCCGGAGACGCTATCGGCGGTGCGGTGCGCGTTGTCGCAGCTTCAAGGCGAGCCCGCACCCGTGCCGCCATTCCCGCTGCCCGCGGAGCACCGCACCCAGGACCCCGGCTGA